The Thermodesulfobacteriota bacterium genome includes a window with the following:
- a CDS encoding methyltransferase domain-containing protein produces MEQRRRRAAIAQAYDAVGAAGSRPPAGMGFPTGAALARELGYPEAAVSAAPPALLDAFVGASALAPSLMAEGRPGELVLDLGCGAGLDAWLLARAGYRVAALDACASMLSRLAGLGDSAPRGLRTVRAELPSLPIRDGIADWVLLNGVANLIGEREALWREVCRVLAPGGRLLAADLVALGPVPPELRALPEAWAWCLGGAPEASRWAAELEGAGLDAPRISILEEIPPFARAVAEARRPG; encoded by the coding sequence GCCGCCGAAGAGCCGCGATCGCGCAGGCTTACGACGCCGTGGGCGCCGCGGGTTCCCGGCCCCCCGCCGGGATGGGGTTCCCCACGGGGGCCGCCCTGGCCCGGGAGCTCGGGTATCCCGAAGCCGCCGTAAGCGCCGCCCCGCCCGCGCTGCTCGACGCCTTCGTAGGTGCTTCTGCCCTGGCTCCCAGCCTCATGGCCGAGGGGCGCCCCGGGGAGCTCGTGCTCGACCTGGGCTGCGGGGCCGGTCTGGACGCGTGGCTCCTGGCCCGAGCCGGGTACCGGGTGGCCGCCCTCGACGCCTGCGCCTCCATGCTGTCCCGCCTGGCCGGCCTGGGGGACTCCGCGCCCCGTGGGCTGCGCACGGTGCGGGCCGAGCTGCCGAGCCTTCCCATTCGGGATGGGATCGCCGACTGGGTGCTCCTCAACGGGGTTGCCAACCTGATTGGGGAGCGCGAAGCGTTGTGGCGCGAGGTCTGCCGGGTCCTGGCCCCGGGGGGCCGGCTCCTGGCTGCGGACCTGGTGGCCCTGGGCCCCGTGCCCCCCGAGCTGCGGGCGCTTCCGGAAGCCTGGGCCTGGTGCCTCGGGGGGGCGCCCGAGGCGTCCCGGTGGGCGGCCGAGCTCGAAGGGGCGGGACTGGACGCCCCGAGGATCTCGATCCTCGAGGAGATCCCCCCCTTCGCCCGGGCCGTGGC